In one Pseudomonas tensinigenes genomic region, the following are encoded:
- the hisB gene encoding imidazoleglycerol-phosphate dehydratase HisB, with amino-acid sequence MAERKASVERDTLETQIKASINLDGTGKARFDIGVPFLEHMLDQIARHGLIDLDIECKGDLHIDDHHTVEDVGITLGQAFAKAIGDKKGIRRYGHAYVPLDEALSRVVIDFSGRPGLQMHVPYTRATVGGFDVDLFQEFFQGFVNHALVSLHIDNLRGTNTHHQIETVFKAFGRALRMAVELDERMAGQMPSTKGVL; translated from the coding sequence ATGGCCGAACGTAAGGCGTCTGTCGAGCGCGACACTCTGGAAACCCAGATCAAAGCCTCGATCAACCTTGATGGCACCGGAAAGGCCCGATTTGATATCGGTGTTCCTTTTCTTGAGCACATGCTGGATCAGATCGCCCGTCACGGGTTGATCGACCTGGATATTGAATGCAAGGGCGATCTGCATATCGACGACCACCATACGGTGGAAGACGTCGGTATCACCCTCGGCCAGGCGTTTGCCAAAGCCATCGGCGATAAAAAAGGCATCCGTCGCTACGGTCATGCCTACGTGCCGCTCGATGAAGCGCTGTCGCGCGTCGTCATCGATTTCTCCGGTCGTCCAGGCCTGCAGATGCACGTGCCGTACACCCGCGCCACCGTCGGCGGCTTCGACGTTGACCTGTTCCAGGAATTCTTCCAGGGCTTCGTCAACCACGCGCTGGTCAGCCTGCACATCGACAACCTGCGCGGCACCAATACCCACCACCAGATCGAAACCGTGTTCAAGGCTTTCGGCCGCGCGCTGCGCATGGCCGTCGAGCTGGATGAGCGCATGGCCGGGCAAATGCCATCGACCAAAGGCGTTCTGTAA
- a CDS encoding DUF2164 domain-containing protein, translated as MAAKKSKPPILTLTPEQENEANRKIQRFMEDRFELDLGSFEAAEILELFTREIAPHYYNRAIFDVQTHLKERFESIESDLWALEKN; from the coding sequence ATGGCTGCCAAGAAGTCCAAACCGCCGATTCTGACCCTCACTCCCGAACAGGAGAACGAGGCCAATCGCAAGATTCAGCGGTTCATGGAAGACCGTTTCGAACTCGACCTGGGTTCGTTCGAAGCGGCGGAAATTCTTGAGCTGTTTACCCGCGAAATTGCTCCGCACTATTACAACAGGGCGATTTTCGATGTGCAGACCCACCTCAAAGAGCGGTTTGAAAGCATCGAAAGCGACCTGTGGGCGCTCGAAAAAAATTAG
- a CDS encoding acetyl-CoA sensor PanZ family protein, translated as MPVIVQALKDASYQDQQDLQKIYRDAPEWLFAPFSGEAELIESALADGALIAGRFNDRLLSAGILQRHRDVWYLSHLCVRKVTRRRGVAERLVNQAQKMASQAGAELRLLAPAGHLEAQALAAKLCVPLEVPAT; from the coding sequence ATGCCAGTCATTGTCCAAGCCTTGAAAGACGCCAGTTATCAGGATCAACAGGATCTGCAGAAGATCTATCGCGACGCCCCTGAATGGCTGTTCGCTCCGTTTTCCGGGGAGGCAGAGCTGATCGAAAGCGCACTCGCGGACGGGGCTCTTATTGCCGGCCGCTTCAACGATCGCCTGCTCAGTGCCGGCATTCTGCAAAGGCACCGCGACGTCTGGTACTTGTCCCATTTATGCGTACGAAAAGTTACCCGCCGCCGTGGAGTTGCCGAACGGCTGGTGAACCAAGCACAGAAAATGGCGTCGCAAGCGGGGGCTGAGTTGCGTCTGCTGGCGCCTGCCGGGCATCTGGAGGCTCAGGCACTCGCCGCCAAATTGTGTGTTCCGCTGGAAGTCCCGGCAACATGA
- a CDS encoding substrate-binding periplasmic protein — protein sequence MIKRLLLVLASVSLLLVNTARAEDSPDTDLVLLTENFPPYNMAKNGKNFAQGENINGIATDIVREMFRRSGLTYSLTLRFPWERVYKLALENPGYGAFVMARLPDREKLFKWVGPIGPDDWILLAKADSKITLETLNDARKYKIGAYKGDAIAETLTKQGLKPVVVLRDQDNAKKLVNGQIDLWATGDPAGRYLARQDGVTGLKTVLRFNSAELYLALNKDISDEVVARLQAALDQMRKDGVVDEIMGRYL from the coding sequence ATGATCAAACGCCTGCTTCTCGTTCTCGCCAGTGTTTCTTTGTTGCTGGTCAACACGGCTCGTGCCGAGGACAGTCCCGACACCGATCTGGTGCTCCTTACCGAAAACTTCCCGCCGTACAACATGGCGAAGAACGGCAAGAATTTCGCCCAGGGCGAGAACATCAACGGTATCGCCACCGATATCGTGCGTGAGATGTTCCGGCGTTCCGGCCTTACTTACAGTCTGACTCTGCGCTTTCCCTGGGAGCGGGTGTACAAACTGGCGCTGGAAAATCCCGGCTACGGTGCTTTCGTGATGGCACGCCTGCCTGATCGCGAGAAACTCTTCAAATGGGTCGGACCGATCGGCCCCGACGACTGGATCCTGTTGGCCAAGGCCGACAGCAAGATCACCCTCGAAACCCTGAATGACGCGCGCAAGTACAAGATCGGCGCCTACAAGGGCGATGCCATTGCCGAGACGCTGACCAAACAAGGCTTGAAGCCCGTGGTTGTGCTGCGCGATCAGGACAATGCGAAAAAGTTGGTCAATGGTCAGATCGACCTGTGGGCCACGGGGGATCCTGCCGGGCGCTATCTGGCGCGGCAGGATGGTGTGACGGGTCTCAAGACCGTGCTGCGCTTCAATAGCGCCGAGCTGTATCTGGCTCTCAACAAAGACATTTCTGACGAAGTCGTCGCCAGGTTGCAGGCGGCATTGGATCAGATGCGCAAGGACGGCGTTGTCGACGAGATCATGGGGCGTTATCTGTAG
- a CDS encoding Vps62-related protein: MTTHDDTVSPIGQTDAIRHDNLLINFTTEFLRVWDTSGSRAKPAAFWRPTPAADVLPGYFPLGDVAIDHHNNITDRHVVAVVCEAGTPSADPGKGKALSRPNDYELIWKDTGAGSRKDGAIWRPVPPEGYVALGSVCSDGYEKPSLNAVRCVRADLVIASGVSEPVWNDKGSGARQSVSTWSVVPPSAPSNVIHLAPGTFVGWNSHSRPADFLLYSLRLEIPLQINPRPGAPILDSAVSPSSQIPEISTHTARLPWFAVKDPQFSRREQLRQSPFYLLQRTDQYQLICHRYNGENQNRTMRWTAPRAQSSEGLRAFTNRTSIEFGAQWKSNVSRPFLFSARLNNEFTQCEVHSNDWLNSTPIEIAAVMAKNSSMAVYLMQSQYTLLRADGTHVTGAVSYTDANSLHFSAYTLPVPDEPILPEEEPQAADAIDTSVADNAITQTPAPTELPTATDNAP, encoded by the coding sequence ATGACTACTCATGACGATACCGTTTCGCCGATCGGGCAAACGGATGCCATTCGACACGACAATCTGCTGATCAACTTCACCACGGAGTTTCTCCGCGTCTGGGACACCAGCGGTTCGCGGGCAAAACCGGCCGCCTTCTGGCGCCCCACTCCTGCCGCCGATGTGCTTCCCGGCTATTTTCCATTGGGCGACGTGGCCATTGATCATCACAACAACATTACCGACCGACATGTGGTGGCTGTGGTTTGCGAGGCTGGAACACCCAGTGCCGATCCTGGCAAAGGCAAAGCGCTGAGTCGCCCAAACGACTACGAGCTGATCTGGAAGGATACCGGGGCGGGATCCAGGAAGGACGGTGCAATCTGGCGACCCGTTCCACCCGAAGGTTACGTGGCACTCGGCTCTGTATGCTCCGACGGCTACGAAAAACCATCACTCAACGCGGTTCGCTGTGTCCGCGCCGATCTCGTCATCGCATCAGGCGTCAGTGAACCGGTGTGGAACGACAAGGGCAGCGGTGCCCGACAAAGCGTCAGCACCTGGAGTGTCGTTCCACCCTCAGCCCCGTCGAATGTGATTCATCTGGCACCCGGCACCTTTGTCGGCTGGAACAGTCATTCCAGGCCCGCTGACTTCCTCCTTTACTCACTGCGCCTTGAGATCCCGCTGCAGATCAATCCCCGTCCCGGCGCGCCGATTCTTGACAGTGCAGTTTCGCCGTCTTCGCAAATACCCGAGATATCCACGCACACCGCCAGACTTCCCTGGTTCGCGGTAAAAGACCCGCAGTTTTCCAGACGCGAACAACTGCGCCAGTCACCTTTCTATCTTCTGCAACGCACGGATCAGTATCAGCTCATATGCCATCGCTACAACGGGGAAAACCAAAACAGGACGATGCGCTGGACCGCACCCCGGGCACAGAGCAGCGAAGGTCTGCGCGCATTCACCAACCGCACCTCGATCGAGTTCGGCGCGCAATGGAAGAGTAATGTGTCCCGGCCTTTCCTGTTTTCGGCGCGCTTGAACAATGAGTTCACCCAATGCGAAGTCCACTCAAACGACTGGCTCAACTCAACGCCGATTGAAATCGCCGCGGTCATGGCCAAAAACAGCTCGATGGCGGTCTACCTGATGCAAAGTCAATACACGCTGCTACGCGCAGACGGTACGCACGTTACCGGCGCTGTCAGTTACACCGACGCCAACAGTTTGCACTTCAGCGCCTACACATTGCCGGTACCGGATGAGCCGATCCTGCCTGAGGAAGAGCCGCAAGCCGCGGACGCGATAGACACTTCTGTAGCGGATAACGCCATCACGCAAACGCCAGCGCCGACAGAATTGCCAACGGCTACAGATAACGCCCCATGA
- the mutY gene encoding A/G-specific adenine glycosylase, which translates to MRAEQFSTAVLDWFDRHGRHDLPWQQDINPYRVWVSEIMLQQTQVSTVLNYFDRFMAALPTVEALAEAPEDEVLHLWTGLGYYTRARNLQKTAKIVVSQYGGEFPRDVEKLTDLPGIGLSTAGAIASISMGLRAPILDGNVKRVLARFTAQEGYPGEPKVAKQLWANAERFTPHDRVNAYTQAMMDLGATLCTRSKPSCLLCPLERGCEAHMLGLETRYPIPKPRKAIPQKRTLMPMLANGDGAILLYRRPSSGLWGGLWSLPELDDLDDLQHLAAQHSLTMGEQQALPSLVHTFSHFQLSIEPWLVQVQEAAHHVAEADWLWYNLATPPRLGLAAPVKTLLERAAAVLNAGESP; encoded by the coding sequence ATGAGAGCGGAGCAATTTTCCACGGCGGTGCTGGATTGGTTCGACCGCCACGGGCGCCACGATCTGCCTTGGCAGCAGGACATCAACCCGTATCGGGTGTGGGTGTCGGAGATCATGTTGCAGCAGACCCAAGTCAGCACCGTGCTCAATTATTTTGACCGTTTCATGGCCGCGCTGCCGACGGTCGAAGCGCTGGCCGAAGCCCCCGAAGACGAGGTGCTGCACCTGTGGACCGGGCTCGGTTACTACACCCGTGCGCGCAACTTGCAGAAGACCGCGAAGATCGTCGTCAGCCAGTACGGCGGCGAGTTTCCGCGTGACGTTGAAAAGCTCACCGATCTGCCGGGCATTGGCCTGTCCACCGCTGGCGCCATCGCGAGCATCAGCATGGGCCTGCGTGCGCCGATCCTCGACGGCAACGTCAAACGCGTGCTGGCGCGCTTTACTGCGCAAGAGGGCTACCCCGGCGAGCCGAAGGTCGCCAAACAACTCTGGGCCAACGCTGAGCGCTTTACGCCGCACGATCGGGTCAACGCTTACACCCAGGCAATGATGGATCTCGGCGCCACACTGTGTACGCGCAGCAAGCCGAGTTGCCTGCTGTGTCCACTGGAACGTGGCTGCGAGGCGCACATGCTCGGTCTCGAAACCCGCTACCCGATCCCCAAGCCGCGCAAAGCCATCCCGCAGAAGCGCACGCTGATGCCAATGCTCGCCAACGGCGACGGCGCGATTCTGCTTTACCGCCGCCCCTCGAGCGGTTTGTGGGGCGGTTTGTGGAGCCTGCCGGAACTCGACGACCTCGATGACCTGCAACATCTCGCCGCTCAGCACTCGCTGACCATGGGCGAGCAGCAGGCGCTGCCGAGCCTCGTCCACACGTTCAGCCATTTCCAGCTGTCCATCGAACCCTGGCTGGTTCAGGTGCAGGAGGCCGCCCATCACGTGGCCGAGGCCGACTGGCTCTGGTATAACCTCGCCACCCCGCCGCGCCTGGGCCTCGCCGCCCCGGTCAAAACCTTGCTCGAACGCGCGGCCGCCGTCTTGAATGCAGGAGAGTCGCCATGA
- the hisF gene encoding imidazole glycerol phosphate synthase subunit HisF codes for MALAKRIIPCLDVDNGRVVKGVKFENIRDAGDPVEIARRYDEQGADEITFLDITASVDGRDTTLHTVERMASQVFIPLTVGGGVRTVQDIRNLLNAGADKVSINTAAVFNPEFVGEAAQHFGSQCIVVAIDAKKVSGPGETPRWEIFTHGGRKPTGLDAVEWAKKMEGLGAGEILLTSMDQDGMKNGFDLGVTRAISDALGIPVIASGGVGNLQHLADGILEGHASAVLAASIFHFGEYTVQEAKAYMAKRGIVMR; via the coding sequence ATGGCTCTGGCCAAACGCATCATCCCTTGCCTGGACGTGGACAACGGCCGGGTCGTCAAAGGTGTGAAGTTCGAAAACATCCGCGACGCCGGTGACCCGGTGGAAATCGCCCGTCGTTACGACGAGCAGGGTGCCGACGAGATTACTTTTCTCGATATCACCGCCAGCGTCGATGGCCGCGACACCACGTTGCATACCGTCGAGCGCATGGCCAGCCAGGTGTTCATCCCGCTGACCGTCGGCGGTGGCGTGCGTACCGTGCAGGACATTCGCAATCTGCTCAATGCCGGTGCAGACAAGGTGTCGATCAACACCGCGGCCGTGTTCAACCCGGAATTCGTCGGCGAAGCGGCGCAGCATTTCGGCTCGCAGTGCATCGTCGTCGCCATCGACGCCAAGAAGGTTTCCGGCCCGGGCGAAACCCCGCGTTGGGAAATCTTCACCCACGGCGGGCGCAAGCCAACCGGCCTCGACGCGGTCGAGTGGGCGAAGAAAATGGAAGGCCTAGGTGCCGGCGAGATCCTGCTGACCAGCATGGATCAGGACGGCATGAAAAACGGTTTTGATCTCGGCGTGACCCGCGCGATCAGCGATGCGCTGGGCATTCCGGTAATTGCTTCCGGTGGCGTCGGCAACTTGCAGCACCTGGCTGACGGCATTCTCGAAGGTCACGCCAGTGCAGTATTGGCGGCGAGTATTTTCCACTTCGGCGAATACACTGTGCAGGAAGCCAAGGCCTACATGGCCAAACGCGGCATCGTGATGCGTTAA
- a CDS encoding AsmA family protein — protein sequence MKAFGKILGLVLLGLLLIIVAAGFALTHLFDPNDYKDEIRQIARDKAHIELTLNGDIGWSLFPWLGLELHEASVATLINPTEPYADLQMLGLSVRVLPLLRREVQMSDVRVEGLNLRLKRDKNGHGNWEDIGKVPTAAAPAGTPAPASTATAEAPAQPEKPPQPIRLDIDSLTVNNARVEYNDELTGKQFSAESIQLSTGPVHDSTNIPVKATAFLGTNQPVLRVRTELTGELRIERALQRYRFEDMKLSGELAGDPLQGKTMTFAAQGQLSLDKAANVAEWTGIKISANQLRALGELKANDLDKTPQITGGLSIAQFDLAKFVDSIGQKLPAMTEGSLSKVELVSRVAATPTSIAFDNINLKLDDSSFSGRIAVEDFAKQSLRAILKADTFNVDRYLPPKSAQANSATQVRQAEVASTEADAMAGAGSTPLPDKPSKTAWSTERLLPVERLAKLDVDADLTFGQLTLDKLPIQNAALKATGQGGLLTLTNLSGELYNGGFAANGTLDVRPSAPVLNLQTRLNRVPVEKILESQGKNPPVKGLVTLTSNVTGSGNSQQALIDTLNGNASFVINNGVLLNANLEQQLCKGIATLNRKTLSGEPRGNDTPFQELKGNLTFRNGVASNPDLKVRIPGMTVNGDGDIDLRVLGMDYRVGIIVEGDTSAMPDPACQVGEKFVGVEWPLRCRGPLELGAKACRVDNDRLGQVATKLAGDKLSEKIDEKLGDKVSPELKNALKGLFKR from the coding sequence ATGAAAGCGTTCGGCAAAATCCTGGGTCTGGTACTTCTCGGGCTGTTGCTGATCATCGTGGCGGCAGGTTTTGCCCTGACCCACCTCTTCGATCCCAACGATTACAAAGACGAGATCCGCCAGATAGCCCGCGACAAGGCCCACATCGAGCTGACGCTCAATGGCGACATCGGCTGGAGCCTGTTTCCGTGGCTCGGCCTGGAACTGCACGAAGCCAGCGTCGCCACCCTGATCAATCCGACCGAACCGTATGCCGATCTGCAGATGCTCGGCCTGTCCGTGCGCGTGCTACCGCTGTTGCGCCGCGAAGTGCAAATGAGCGATGTGCGCGTTGAAGGCCTGAATCTGCGCCTGAAACGCGACAAGAACGGCCACGGTAACTGGGAAGACATCGGCAAAGTGCCGACAGCCGCCGCACCTGCCGGCACTCCGGCGCCGGCCAGCACAGCCACTGCAGAGGCCCCTGCCCAACCCGAAAAACCGCCACAGCCGATCCGCCTGGATATCGACAGCTTGACCGTCAACAACGCCCGTGTTGAATACAACGATGAACTGACGGGCAAGCAGTTCAGCGCCGAAAGCATTCAGTTGAGCACCGGCCCGGTACACGATTCGACGAATATTCCGGTGAAAGCCACGGCATTCCTCGGCACCAACCAGCCCGTCCTGCGCGTGCGTACCGAGCTCACCGGCGAGCTGCGCATCGAGCGCGCGCTGCAACGCTACAGGTTCGAAGACATGAAGCTGTCCGGCGAGCTGGCCGGCGATCCGTTGCAAGGCAAGACCATGACCTTCGCAGCTCAAGGCCAGTTATCGCTGGACAAAGCCGCGAACGTCGCCGAATGGACCGGCATCAAGATCTCCGCCAACCAATTGCGCGCCTTGGGCGAGCTGAAAGCCAACGACCTCGACAAGACCCCACAAATCACTGGCGGCCTCTCCATCGCCCAGTTCGATCTGGCGAAATTCGTCGACAGCATCGGCCAGAAACTGCCGGCCATGACCGAAGGCAGCCTGAGCAAGGTCGAACTGGTCAGCCGCGTTGCCGCCACGCCAACCAGCATCGCTTTCGACAACATCAACCTGAAACTCGACGACAGCAGCTTCAGCGGCCGCATCGCCGTCGAGGATTTCGCCAAACAGTCACTGCGGGCAATCCTCAAGGCTGACACGTTCAACGTCGACCGCTACCTGCCGCCAAAATCGGCGCAAGCCAACAGCGCCACGCAAGTGCGTCAGGCCGAAGTCGCCAGCACCGAAGCCGATGCGATGGCCGGTGCCGGCTCAACGCCTCTGCCGGACAAACCCAGCAAAACCGCCTGGAGCACCGAGCGCCTGCTGCCGGTTGAACGCCTGGCCAAACTCGACGTCGATGCCGATCTGACCTTCGGCCAACTGACCCTCGATAAACTGCCGATCCAGAACGCCGCACTGAAAGCCACCGGCCAGGGCGGCCTGCTGACCCTGACCAACCTGAGCGGTGAGTTGTACAACGGCGGTTTCGCCGCCAACGGGACTCTCGATGTACGCCCGAGCGCGCCTGTGCTGAACCTGCAGACCAGGCTCAATCGCGTGCCTGTAGAAAAAATCCTCGAAAGCCAAGGCAAGAACCCGCCGGTCAAAGGTCTGGTGACCCTCACCAGCAACGTGACCGGCAGCGGCAACAGCCAGCAGGCACTGATCGATACGCTTAACGGTAACGCCAGTTTCGTGATCAACAACGGCGTGCTGCTCAACGCCAACCTTGAGCAGCAACTGTGCAAAGGCATCGCCACGCTTAATCGCAAAACCCTCAGCGGCGAGCCACGCGGCAACGACACGCCGTTCCAGGAACTCAAGGGCAACCTGACCTTCCGCAACGGCGTCGCCAGCAATCCGGACCTGAAAGTGCGCATCCCCGGCATGACCGTCAACGGTGACGGCGACATCGATTTGCGCGTGCTCGGCATGGACTACCGCGTCGGCATCATCGTCGAGGGCGACACCAGCGCCATGCCGGATCCGGCGTGTCAGGTCGGCGAAAAATTCGTCGGTGTCGAATGGCCGCTGCGCTGCCGTGGCCCTCTGGAACTGGGCGCCAAGGCCTGCCGCGTCGACAACGATCGCCTCGGTCAGGTCGCGACCAAACTGGCCGGCGACAAGCTCAGTGAGAAGATCGACGAGAAACTCGGTGACAAGGTCAGCCCGGAATTGAAAAACGCATTGAAGGGGCTGTTCAAGCGATGA
- the hisA gene encoding 1-(5-phosphoribosyl)-5-[(5-phosphoribosylamino)methylideneamino]imidazole-4-carboxamide isomerase, with protein MLIIPAIDLKDGACVRLRQGRMEDSTVFSDDPVSMAAKWVEGGCRRLHLVDLNGAFEGQPVNGEVVTAIAKRYPTLPIQIGGGIRSLETIEHYVKAGVSYVIIGTKAVKDPAFVAEACRAFPGKIIVGLDAKDGFVATDGWAEISTVQVIDLAKQFEADGVSSIVYTDIAKDGMMQGCNVPFTAALAAATKIPVIASGGIHNLGDIKSLLDAKAPGIIGAITGRAIYEGTLDVAEAQAFCDSYQG; from the coding sequence ATGCTGATTATTCCCGCTATCGATCTTAAAGACGGTGCCTGCGTACGTCTGCGCCAGGGCCGCATGGAAGATTCCACAGTGTTCTCCGATGACCCGGTGAGCATGGCTGCCAAGTGGGTGGAGGGCGGTTGCCGCCGTCTGCATCTGGTCGATCTGAACGGCGCTTTCGAAGGCCAGCCAGTCAATGGCGAAGTCGTCACCGCAATCGCCAAGCGCTACCCGACCCTGCCGATCCAGATCGGTGGCGGTATCCGTTCGCTGGAAACCATCGAACACTACGTCAAGGCTGGCGTCAGCTACGTGATCATCGGCACCAAAGCGGTTAAAGATCCTGCATTCGTCGCTGAAGCGTGCCGTGCGTTCCCGGGCAAGATCATCGTCGGTCTGGATGCCAAAGACGGTTTCGTCGCCACCGATGGCTGGGCTGAAATCAGCACCGTGCAGGTCATCGATCTGGCCAAGCAGTTTGAAGCCGACGGCGTGTCCTCGATCGTTTATACCGACATCGCCAAAGACGGCATGATGCAGGGCTGCAACGTGCCGTTCACCGCTGCGCTGGCCGCTGCCACCAAGATCCCGGTGATCGCTTCCGGCGGTATCCACAATCTGGGTGACATCAAGTCGCTGCTCGACGCCAAGGCGCCGGGCATCATCGGCGCCATCACGGGCCGGGCGATCTACGAAGGCACCCTCGACGTCGCCGAAGCGCAAGCTTTCTGCGATTCGTACCAAGGCTGA
- a CDS encoding OFA family MFS transporter has translation MSTSITADGLRADQPAFLSKERIIAKPGFNRWLVPPAALAIHLCIGMAYGFSVFWLPLSKALGVTAPVACAPDMSFIAQVFSSNCDWPISMLGWIYTLFFIFLGCSAAIWGGWLEHAGPRKAGVVSALCWCGGLLISALGIYTHQIWLMWIGSGVIGGIGLGLGYISPVSTLIKWFPDKRGMATGMAIMGFGGGAMVGAPLATALMSHFGSAEGVGVWQSFVAMAAIYFVFMIGGALAYRVPPTGWKPEGWTAPAKKAANAMITNRHVHVNVAWKTPQFRLVWLVLCLNVSAGIGILGMASPLLQEVFGGKLLGVDVPFGQLDAGQLASIAAIAAGFTGLLSLFNIGGRFFWASFSDYLGRKNTYFVFFALGFALYALIPNMGHLGNVALFVAAFCIILSMYGGGFATVPAYLADLFGTQMVGAIHGRLLTAWAAAGVLGPVLVNYLREYQLSIGVERAAAYDITLYILAGLLVLGFLCNLMVRPVADKYFMTDAELAAEQALGHDKGADASTVLEWKAAPGSKPLAIAAWLVVGIPLAWGVWVTLQKTAVLFH, from the coding sequence ATGAGCACGAGCATCACGGCGGACGGCCTTCGCGCCGACCAGCCTGCGTTCCTGTCCAAGGAACGCATCATCGCCAAGCCCGGTTTCAACCGCTGGCTAGTTCCACCGGCCGCTCTGGCCATCCACCTGTGCATCGGCATGGCCTACGGTTTCTCGGTGTTCTGGTTGCCGCTGTCCAAGGCTCTGGGCGTTACTGCTCCAGTGGCTTGCGCGCCGGACATGAGCTTCATCGCACAGGTATTTTCGTCGAACTGCGACTGGCCGATCTCCATGCTCGGCTGGATCTACACGCTGTTCTTCATCTTCCTCGGCTGCTCGGCAGCGATCTGGGGTGGCTGGCTGGAACACGCCGGGCCACGCAAGGCCGGCGTTGTATCGGCCTTGTGCTGGTGCGGCGGTCTGCTGATCTCGGCGCTGGGTATTTATACCCACCAGATCTGGCTGATGTGGATCGGCTCCGGCGTGATCGGCGGTATCGGTCTCGGTCTGGGCTATATCTCGCCGGTGTCGACCCTGATCAAGTGGTTCCCGGACAAGCGCGGCATGGCCACCGGCATGGCAATCATGGGTTTCGGTGGTGGCGCGATGGTCGGTGCGCCATTGGCGACGGCGCTGATGAGCCACTTCGGTTCGGCTGAAGGTGTCGGCGTCTGGCAGAGCTTCGTGGCCATGGCTGCGATCTACTTTGTGTTCATGATCGGTGGCGCTCTGGCTTACCGCGTGCCGCCAACCGGCTGGAAACCGGAAGGCTGGACCGCTCCGGCGAAGAAAGCGGCGAACGCAATGATCACCAACCGTCACGTGCACGTGAATGTGGCGTGGAAAACCCCGCAATTCCGTCTGGTCTGGCTGGTGCTCTGCCTGAACGTGTCCGCCGGCATCGGCATCCTCGGCATGGCTTCGCCGCTGCTGCAGGAAGTGTTCGGCGGCAAATTGCTGGGGGTTGATGTGCCTTTTGGTCAGCTCGATGCTGGGCAACTGGCTTCGATCGCGGCGATTGCTGCCGGTTTCACCGGTCTGCTGAGCCTGTTTAACATTGGTGGCCGCTTCTTCTGGGCTTCGTTCTCGGACTATCTGGGCCGCAAAAACACCTACTTCGTGTTCTTCGCCCTGGGTTTTGCTCTGTACGCGCTGATTCCGAACATGGGCCATCTGGGCAACGTTGCACTGTTCGTGGCGGCGTTCTGCATCATTCTGTCGATGTACGGCGGCGGTTTTGCGACGGTGCCGGCGTATCTGGCCGACCTGTTCGGTACGCAGATGGTTGGTGCGATCCATGGTCGTCTGCTGACGGCTTGGGCTGCGGCTGGCGTGCTGGGTCCGGTATTGGTGAACTACCTGCGTGAGTATCAGCTGAGCATCGGCGTTGAGCGCGCTGCCGCTTACGACATCACCTTGTACATCCTCGCCGGTCTGCTGGTGCTGGGCTTCCTGTGCAACCTGATGGTGCGTCCGGTGGCTGACAAGTACTTCATGACCGACGCTGAGCTGGCTGCCGAACAGGCGCTGGGCCACGACAAGGGTGCTGACGCCAGCACGGTTCTGGAGTGGAAAGCCGCACCGGGCAGCAAGCCGCTGGCAATCGCTGCCTGGCTGGTTGTAGGTATTCCGTTGGCGTGGGGTGTGTGGGTAACCCTGCAGAAGACGGCGGTACTGTTTCACTAA
- the hisH gene encoding imidazole glycerol phosphate synthase subunit HisH: MQTVAVIDYGMGNLHSVAKALEHVGAGKVLITSDAAVIREADRVVFPGVGAIRDCMAEIRRLGFDSLVREVSQDRPFLGICVGMQALLDTSEENDGVDCIGLFPGAVKFFGKDLHEDGEHLKVPHMGWNEVQQKVSHPLWHDIPDMARFYFVHSYYIAAANARQVVGGGHYGVDFAAALADGSRFAVQFHPEKSHTHGLQLLQNFAAWDGRW; the protein is encoded by the coding sequence ATGCAGACGGTTGCAGTTATCGATTACGGCATGGGTAACCTGCATTCGGTGGCCAAGGCCCTCGAGCACGTCGGTGCCGGCAAGGTGCTGATCACCAGCGATGCGGCGGTGATTCGTGAAGCTGACCGTGTGGTGTTCCCCGGTGTTGGCGCGATTCGCGACTGCATGGCGGAGATCCGTCGCCTCGGTTTCGATTCGCTGGTGCGCGAAGTGAGTCAGGATCGTCCGTTCCTCGGCATCTGTGTCGGCATGCAAGCCTTGCTCGACACCAGCGAAGAGAACGACGGCGTCGACTGCATCGGCCTGTTCCCGGGCGCGGTGAAGTTCTTCGGCAAAGACCTGCATGAAGACGGCGAGCACCTGAAAGTCCCGCACATGGGCTGGAACGAAGTGCAGCAGAAAGTCAGCCACCCGCTGTGGCATGACATTCCGGACATGGCGCGTTTTTACTTTGTGCACAGCTACTACATTGCCGCCGCCAACGCGCGGCAGGTGGTCGGTGGCGGTCATTACGGCGTCGATTTCGCCGCGGCGCTGGCCGATGGCTCGCGTTTCGCCGTGCAGTTCCACCCGGAGAAAAGCCATACCCATGGCCTGCAATTGCTGCAGAACTTCGCCGCGTGGGACGGTCGCTGGTAA